GGCCATGAGCGCCTTGTGAAGCGCGGTGGCCCGGTCGAAGGACCGCGGCCTGCCACGCGTCCGGGCCGTGCCGACCTGCGCTTTCGTGTCCTGGCCTCGCACCATGGAGGGCATTTTATAGCGGACCCTAGAAAATTGTCCGTGGCGTGACAAGGGCGTCCCCTCTTTCCTCCGCCCCTGGGCCGTCGGACGCCGATTCTGTTAGATTGGTCTAAACCACATAGAGACGCACAGAGCCCACTTCAGAACGGCAGGCCCAGCGTGGAAGTTGTCATCGTTCCGCAGGCCGCGGCGGGCGGCGAGCTGATCGCCGAGGCCATGGCCCAGTTGCTGCGACGCAAGCCCGACGCCCTGCTCGGCGTGGCCACCGGCTCCACCCCGCTGCCCATCTACCAGGCGCTCACCGCGAAGGTGCGCTCCGGCGCCGTGGACATCTCAGAAGCGCGCATAGCCCAGCTCGACGAGTACGTGGGGCTGCCCGCAGACCACCCCGAGTCCTACCGCTCGGTGCTGCGCCGGGAGGTGCTGGAGCCGCTCGGCATCGGCATGGACGCCTTCCTCGGCCCCGACGGCACCGCCGAGGACATCCAGGCGGCCTGCGAGGCGTACGACCGTGCGCTCGCCGAGGCCGGCGGGGTGGACCTGCAGCTGCTGGGCATCGGCACGGACGGGCACATCGGCTTCAACGAGCCCTGTTCGTCCCTCGCCTCGCGCACCCGGATCAAGACGCTGACCGAGCAGACCCGCATCGACAACGCCCGCTTCTTCGACGGCGACATCGAGCAGGTGCCGCACCACGTCATCACCCAGGGCATCGGCACCATCCTGGAGGCGCGGCACCTGGTGCTGCTGGCGACCGGCGAGGGCAAGGCGGACGCGGTCGCCGCGACGGTCGAGGGCCCGGTCGCGGCCGTCTGCCCCGCCTCCGCCCTGCAACTGCACCCGCACGCCACGGTGATCGTCGACGAGGCAGCCGCATCCAAGCTGAAGCTGTCCGACTACTTCCGCCACACCTACGCCAACAAGCCGGCGTGGCAGGGGATCTAGCGGGGACAGAGGGCCGTCGCCAAGGGCCGTAAGGGCCTCACCCGCAGGTCCACATCCGCCCCACCCGTCCCTATGGACTAGACCAACAACGGGTGCGACGGTATATAGAGGAGATCACGGAGCGTGCGGGTGGAGCCCTGAGGCGCGAAGCCGTGCCACGATGTGAGCCGGTGGCCGATGTCAGGTCGGTCGCTTTCGGCAGCCGGAGCCGGGAAGGCAGAGCATGAGCACCGACGTCAGCAGTGCGGAGAACGAGGCCGGGACGACCGTCCGTACGGCGCGCGTGCCCAAGTACTACCGCCTGAAGAAGCACCTGCTCGACATGACGGAGACGCAGGCGCCGGGCACGCCGGTCCCGCCCGAGCGCACGCTGGCGGCCGAGTTCGACACCTCCCGCACCACCGTCCGCCAGGCCCTGCAGGAGCTGGTCGTGGAGGGCCGGCTGGAACGCATCCAGGGCAAGGGCACCTTCGTCGCCAAGCCCAAGGTCTCCCAGGCGCTACAGCTGACCTCCTACACCGAGGACATGCGCGCCCAGGGCCTGGAGCCCACCTCCCAGCTGCTGGACGTCGGCTACATCACCGCCGACGACCGGCTCGCCGGGCTGCTCGACATCACCCCCGGCGGACGCGTACTGCGCATCGAGCGGCTGCGCATGGCCAACGGCGAGCCGATGGCCATCGAGACCACGCATCTGAGCGCCAAGCGCTTCCCCGCCCTGCGCCGCTCCCTGGTGAAGTACACGTCTCTCTACACGGCCCTCGCCGAGGTCTACGACGTCCATCTCGCCGAGGCCGAGGAGACCATCGAGACCTCCCTGGCCACCCCGCGCGAGGCGGGCCTGCTCGGCACGGACGTGGGTCTGCCGATGCTGATGCTCTCCCGCCACTCCCTGGACCGCGAGGGCAAGCCGGTGGAGTGGGTGCGGTCGGTGTACCGGGGCGACCGCTACAAGTTCGTGGCGCGACTGAAGCGGCCCGCGGAGTAAAGGCTCAAGTGGCCTGCCGGAAAAGGCGCGTAGGACCTGTGGACGTTCGCTGAATCGATATACCGACATACGGACGAGGTCTTCCACTGCCACGACACCGTCACCTAGATTGCCTGCGCATTACACAGGTGATCAGCGAGGGGACGGAGAGCCGTGGCATGTCCAGTACGCCTGAAGTGAGACCACCGGTGGTCACGCCGGTGCGCGTGATCATCGGCCTGTGTCTCGTCGCGCCGTTCGTGGCGATGCTCTGGGTCGGCTCCTACGCCAAGACGGGCCCCGCCTTCATCGGGATCCCGTTCTTCTACTGGTACCAGATGCTCTGGGTGCTGATCTCCACAGCGCTCACCATGACCGCGTACCAGCTGTGGCAGCGCGATCAGCGCGACCGCGCCGCCCATGCTTCCCCCGCTGCTGAGAACGGTGGTGAGGCGAAGTGAAGAACGGCGTCAACGGCGTCGCGCTCGGCGTCTTCATCTTCTTCTTCCTGGCCGTCACGGTCCTGGGCTTCCTCGCCGCCCGCTGGCGCAGGGCCGACAACGAGCACTCCCTGGACGAATGGGGCCTGGGCGGACGGTCGTTCGGCACCTGGATCACCTGGTTCCTGCTCGGCGGCGACCTGTACACGGCGTACACCTTCGTCGCCGTACCGGCGGCGATCTACGCGGCGGGCGCGTCCGGCTTCTTCGCGGTGCCGTACACGATCCTGGTCTACCCGCTGATCTTCACCTTCCTGCCGCGCCTGTGGTCGGTCAGCCACCGCCACGGCTATGTCACCACCTCCGACTTCGTCCGCGGCCGCTTCGGCTCCAAGGGCCTGTCGCTGGCGGTGGCGCTGACCGGCATCCTGGCGACGATGCCGTACATCGCGCTCCAGCTCGTCGGCATCCAGGCGGTGCTGGACGTCATGGGCGTCGGCGGGGACAGCAGCGCCAACTGGTTCGTGCGGGACCTGCCGCTGCTGATCGCCTTCGGCGTGCTGGCGGCGTACACCTACTCCTCCGGCCTGCGCGCCCCCGCCCTGATCGCCTTCGTCAAGGACGCGCTGATCTACATCGTCATCGCGGTGGCGATCATCTACATCCCGATCAAACTGGGCGGCTTCGACGACATCTTCGCCAAGGCGGGCCATGCGTTCAGCCAGGTCAACCCGGCGACGGGCAAGCCACGCGGCGCACTCACGCCCCCGGCGGCGGGCCAGTGGACGTACGCCACCCTGGCCCTCGGCTCGGCCCTGGCCCTGTTCATGTACCCGCACTCGATCACCGCGACCCTCTCCTCCAAGAGCCGTGAGGTGATCCGCCGCAACACCACGATCCTGCCGCTGTACTCCCTGATGCTCGGCCTGCTCGCGCTGCTGGGCTTCATGGCGATCGCGGCCGGGGTCAAGGTCACCAACGGCCAGCTGGCGATCCCGCAGCTGTTCGAGGACATGTTCCCGGACTGGTTCGCGGGCGTGGCCTTCGCGGCGATCGGCATCGGCGCGCTGGTCCCGGCGGCGATCATGTCGATCGCGGCGGCGAACCTCTTCACCCGCAACATCTACCGGGACTTCATCAAGCCGGACGCCACGCCGAAGCAGGAGGCCCAGGTCTCCAAGATCGTCTCGCTGCTGGTGAAGGTCGGCGCGCTGGTCTTCGTCCTCACCATGGACAAGACCGTCGCCATCAACTTCCAGCTGCTGGGCGGCATCTGGATCCTGCAGACCTTCCCGGCCCTGGTCGGCGGCCTGTTCACCCGCTGGTTCCACCGCTGGGCCCTGCTCGCCGGCTGGGCGGTCGGCATGGCGTACGGCACGGTCGCCGCGTACGGGGTCGCCTCCCCGACCCAGAAGCACTTCGGCGGCTCGGCCAAGGAGATCCCCGGCATCGGCGAGATCGGCTACATCGGCCTCACGGCCTTCGTCCTCAACGCCGTGGTCACCGTGGTCCTCACCCTCGTCCTCAGGGCCGTGAAGGCCCCCGAGGGCGTCGACGAGACCAGGCCGGAGGACTACACGGCGGACGCGGGCGACCCCGGGGTTCAGGTGGAACTGCCGCCGGCGACGGCGGACAGCGCACACTGAGGGGTTCGCCGGCTCGGCCAGGGTCCGCCCTGATCCAAACGAACCCGAACGACGCCTCCTAGCCCACGCGCCTCGGCCGGGCGCCCTCGTCTCGTGT
Above is a genomic segment from Streptomyces fodineus containing:
- a CDS encoding GntR family transcriptional regulator — its product is MSTDVSSAENEAGTTVRTARVPKYYRLKKHLLDMTETQAPGTPVPPERTLAAEFDTSRTTVRQALQELVVEGRLERIQGKGTFVAKPKVSQALQLTSYTEDMRAQGLEPTSQLLDVGYITADDRLAGLLDITPGGRVLRIERLRMANGEPMAIETTHLSAKRFPALRRSLVKYTSLYTALAEVYDVHLAEAEETIETSLATPREAGLLGTDVGLPMLMLSRHSLDREGKPVEWVRSVYRGDRYKFVARLKRPAE
- the nagB gene encoding glucosamine-6-phosphate deaminase, with the translated sequence MEVVIVPQAAAGGELIAEAMAQLLRRKPDALLGVATGSTPLPIYQALTAKVRSGAVDISEARIAQLDEYVGLPADHPESYRSVLRREVLEPLGIGMDAFLGPDGTAEDIQAACEAYDRALAEAGGVDLQLLGIGTDGHIGFNEPCSSLASRTRIKTLTEQTRIDNARFFDGDIEQVPHHVITQGIGTILEARHLVLLATGEGKADAVAATVEGPVAAVCPASALQLHPHATVIVDEAAASKLKLSDYFRHTYANKPAWQGI
- the mctP gene encoding monocarboxylate uptake permease MctP, which gives rise to MKNGVNGVALGVFIFFFLAVTVLGFLAARWRRADNEHSLDEWGLGGRSFGTWITWFLLGGDLYTAYTFVAVPAAIYAAGASGFFAVPYTILVYPLIFTFLPRLWSVSHRHGYVTTSDFVRGRFGSKGLSLAVALTGILATMPYIALQLVGIQAVLDVMGVGGDSSANWFVRDLPLLIAFGVLAAYTYSSGLRAPALIAFVKDALIYIVIAVAIIYIPIKLGGFDDIFAKAGHAFSQVNPATGKPRGALTPPAAGQWTYATLALGSALALFMYPHSITATLSSKSREVIRRNTTILPLYSLMLGLLALLGFMAIAAGVKVTNGQLAIPQLFEDMFPDWFAGVAFAAIGIGALVPAAIMSIAAANLFTRNIYRDFIKPDATPKQEAQVSKIVSLLVKVGALVFVLTMDKTVAINFQLLGGIWILQTFPALVGGLFTRWFHRWALLAGWAVGMAYGTVAAYGVASPTQKHFGGSAKEIPGIGEIGYIGLTAFVLNAVVTVVLTLVLRAVKAPEGVDETRPEDYTADAGDPGVQVELPPATADSAH
- a CDS encoding DUF3311 domain-containing protein, with amino-acid sequence MSSTPEVRPPVVTPVRVIIGLCLVAPFVAMLWVGSYAKTGPAFIGIPFFYWYQMLWVLISTALTMTAYQLWQRDQRDRAAHASPAAENGGEAK